A single genomic interval of Psychroserpens sp. NJDZ02 harbors:
- a CDS encoding DMT family transporter, with protein MYLIVSICASTLIFVIFKVVGKRNINTLQTIVFNYFTAFTCGILSYDAPVVVKDIVTSQWFYGAIGLGFLFIAIFNVMALTAQRLGLSVASVASKMSVVIPIIFGLFLYNESLGWQKAIGIILALIAVYLASQKAKTNTRFSIKSLWLPALLFLGSGTIDTTIKYLETTHVADNGIPIFSATIFLIAGLIGIGILSAKAIQKKLSFDPKSIIAGFILGIVNYYSIYMLLKALNAENFESSTIFTVNNVAIVMLSTLLGLIFFKERLLAKNWIGIGVAILAILLVTLA; from the coding sequence ATGTATTTAATAGTTAGTATTTGTGCTTCTACCCTAATTTTTGTCATATTTAAAGTTGTTGGAAAACGTAACATAAACACACTACAAACCATCGTTTTCAACTATTTTACAGCTTTTACTTGTGGTATTTTAAGTTATGACGCCCCAGTCGTTGTCAAAGACATTGTAACATCCCAATGGTTTTATGGTGCTATTGGACTAGGCTTTTTATTTATTGCTATCTTTAATGTTATGGCTTTAACGGCACAACGACTTGGCCTATCTGTAGCGTCTGTTGCTAGTAAAATGAGTGTGGTTATCCCAATAATTTTTGGACTATTTTTATATAATGAAAGCTTAGGCTGGCAAAAAGCAATTGGTATTATTTTAGCTTTAATCGCCGTGTACTTAGCCTCACAAAAAGCGAAAACAAACACGCGTTTTTCTATTAAAAGCCTATGGCTTCCTGCCCTACTCTTTTTAGGTTCTGGGACCATTGATACGACCATAAAATATCTAGAAACAACCCATGTTGCAGATAATGGCATTCCTATTTTTTCTGCAACCATCTTTTTAATTGCTGGACTTATCGGGATTGGCATTCTTTCCGCGAAAGCGATACAAAAAAAATTAAGCTTTGATCCCAAGAGTATCATCGCTGGTTTTATTTTAGGAATTGTCAACTACTACTCTATCTACATGTTATTAAAAGCGCTTAACGCGGAAAACTTTGAAAGCTCGACGATATTTACGGTTAACAATGTTGCTATAGTTATGCTATCGACACTTTTAGGCTTAATATTTTTTAAAGAACGCTTGCTTGCCAAAAACTGGATTGGTATTGGTGTTGCTATATTAGCTATACTTTTGGTAACTTTAGCGTAA